A genomic segment from Flavobacterium inviolabile encodes:
- the rluF gene encoding 23S rRNA pseudouridine(2604) synthase RluF — protein MEENVKRLNKFLSETGFCSRREADRLIEEGRVTINGIVPEMGTKVTPDDEVRVDGKLIREKTEKPVYLAFNKPAGIECTTNQDVRNNIVDYINYPKRIFPIGRLDKASEGLIFMTDDGDIVNKILRARNNHEKEYVVTVNKPITDRFIQRMGNGIPILDTVTKKCKVEQISKFVFRIILTQGLNRQIRRMCEYLDYEVTALKRIRIINISLDVQVGRYRDLTDAEIKTLNELIAPSSKTEEASLPKPAPGREVKKVFSPRTQNNRNFRNKK, from the coding sequence ATGGAAGAAAATGTAAAACGCCTTAATAAATTCTTATCCGAAACCGGATTTTGTTCCCGTCGTGAGGCGGACAGGCTTATTGAGGAAGGTCGTGTAACCATTAACGGGATCGTTCCGGAAATGGGTACTAAAGTGACTCCTGATGATGAAGTAAGAGTAGATGGAAAACTGATTCGTGAGAAAACAGAAAAACCGGTTTATCTGGCCTTTAACAAGCCTGCCGGAATTGAATGTACCACCAATCAGGATGTCCGCAACAATATTGTGGACTACATCAATTATCCGAAACGTATTTTCCCGATTGGCCGGTTAGATAAAGCCAGTGAAGGCTTAATCTTTATGACGGATGATGGTGACATTGTCAACAAAATCCTTCGTGCGCGCAACAATCACGAAAAAGAATATGTCGTTACGGTTAACAAACCAATCACCGATCGTTTTATTCAGCGAATGGGTAACGGTATTCCGATATTGGATACGGTAACCAAAAAATGTAAGGTTGAACAGATCAGTAAATTCGTTTTCCGGATCATTCTGACGCAGGGATTAAACCGCCAGATCAGAAGAATGTGCGAATACCTGGATTATGAGGTTACTGCCTTAAAACGTATCCGTATTATTAATATTTCACTGGATGTTCAAGTTGGCCGTTACAGAGATCTAACGGATGCTGAAATCAAAACACTGAACGAGTTGATTGCTCCTTCCAGCAAAACGGAAGAAGCCAGTTTACCGAAACCGGCACCAGGCAGAGAAGTAAAAAAAGTATTTTCTCCCAGAACGCAGAACAACCGAAATTTTAGAAACAAAAAATAA
- a CDS encoding TQO small subunit DoxD — protein MTIPHNSPTFYWAGFFTLSLRIVTGWTYFSAFWRRLILENKLDPETAGYIGEKFNHFLPNALGIQPFIEYLVTHPDALWWSMISFTIIEGIVGLFFMLGLFTRLMSIGVFFLALGILLGAGWLGTTCLDEWQIGVLGLASGFTVFFTGGGKFALDNYLPFLKQNPLAAFLTSGPLPLSKEKMLFTGITGTLFITFMTLFTNQYFHGGVWGTLHNKSVKPKIALETLQYHNNALHFSVYRTEGADVYGSFLIGISLQDAAAKTVFALQHDELAAFPEEQIQNKHVAKIKPGKHSLVIPLGAKAVITLNAKEIQDLPRGAYTLVLTDISGIQWSKPLIIE, from the coding sequence ATGACTATTCCACACAATAGCCCGACTTTTTATTGGGCAGGATTTTTCACGCTTTCCCTTCGCATCGTTACCGGCTGGACGTATTTTTCGGCTTTCTGGAGACGCCTGATACTCGAAAACAAATTAGATCCCGAAACCGCCGGATATATAGGCGAAAAATTCAATCATTTCCTCCCAAATGCATTGGGAATACAACCGTTTATCGAATACCTCGTTACCCATCCCGATGCCCTCTGGTGGTCTATGATCAGCTTTACAATCATCGAAGGAATTGTAGGTTTGTTTTTTATGCTCGGGCTCTTTACCAGATTAATGAGCATTGGTGTTTTCTTCCTTGCTCTGGGTATTCTTTTAGGCGCCGGATGGTTAGGCACCACCTGCCTGGACGAATGGCAGATCGGCGTTTTGGGATTGGCTTCCGGATTTACGGTTTTCTTTACCGGAGGAGGAAAATTTGCTTTAGACAACTATCTCCCTTTTTTAAAACAGAATCCTTTGGCGGCATTCCTCACTTCCGGTCCGCTGCCGTTATCTAAAGAAAAGATGCTCTTTACAGGAATAACCGGTACGCTGTTCATTACCTTTATGACACTGTTTACCAATCAGTATTTTCATGGTGGTGTCTGGGGAACCCTGCATAACAAATCGGTAAAACCGAAAATAGCCCTTGAAACCCTGCAATATCACAACAACGCACTTCATTTTTCTGTTTACAGAACAGAAGGAGCCGATGTGTACGGTTCTTTCCTGATTGGCATCAGCCTGCAGGATGCTGCTGCCAAAACCGTATTTGCCTTGCAACATGACGAGCTGGCGGCATTCCCGGAAGAACAGATCCAAAACAAACATGTCGCTAAAATCAAACCCGGCAAACACAGCCTGGTTATTCCGCTTGGCGCCAAGGCTGTAATTACCCTTAATGCAAAAGAAATACAGGATTTACCCCGGGGAGCCTATACATTAGTATTGACAGATATTAGCGGAATTCAATGGTCAAAACCATTAATTATTGAATAA
- a CDS encoding alpha/beta fold hydrolase, which translates to MRLLNKILYYILTKSIGLYINLMSFLFPEKSAQLAYRFFTEPREGKLDPNKIPGILSEAHAEAVSFGNQTIQTYTWKGNEHRILLVHGWESNASRWERIIVQLRQSGSTIIALDGPAQGLSSGREFNIPEYARYVDTIMQKFNPKFLIGHSMGGATCIFYHYTYKNPMLEKMVILGAPSEFMIVLNNYKKMLSLNKKVSRLLEKRITERFNIDPNEFSGDRFASDFTLKGLIAHDVDDLVVSFNEGKKIAQAWKSAEFIETKGLGHSLHDDHLNQRIYRFLFEAD; encoded by the coding sequence ATGAGACTACTCAACAAAATACTATACTATATACTCACAAAGTCTATCGGATTGTATATTAATCTGATGAGTTTTTTATTTCCGGAAAAATCGGCACAGCTTGCCTATCGTTTTTTTACAGAACCCAGAGAAGGAAAACTCGATCCGAATAAAATTCCGGGTATTCTGAGCGAGGCTCACGCCGAAGCAGTCTCCTTTGGAAACCAGACCATACAAACCTATACCTGGAAAGGTAACGAACACCGCATCCTGTTAGTACACGGCTGGGAAAGCAATGCTTCCCGCTGGGAAAGAATCATCGTTCAGCTGCGGCAATCCGGAAGCACCATTATCGCACTTGACGGTCCGGCACAGGGACTTTCCAGCGGACGTGAATTCAACATTCCGGAATATGCCCGGTATGTCGATACCATTATGCAGAAATTCAATCCGAAATTCCTGATTGGTCACTCCATGGGCGGTGCCACCTGTATATTCTACCACTACACCTATAAAAACCCGATGCTGGAAAAAATGGTTATTTTAGGCGCTCCGAGCGAATTTATGATCGTACTGAACAACTATAAAAAAATGCTCAGTCTGAATAAAAAAGTATCCCGCCTGCTGGAAAAAAGAATAACCGAACGCTTTAATATTGATCCCAATGAATTTTCAGGCGACCGGTTTGCTTCCGATTTCACACTCAAAGGCTTGATTGCCCATGATGTGGACGATCTGGTGGTTTCCTTTAACGAAGGCAAGAAAATAGCCCAAGCCTGGAAGTCGGCAGAATTTATCGAAACCAAAGGACTCGGACACAGTTTACACGACGACCATTTAAACCAGCGCATTTACCGTTTCCTTTTTGAAGCCGATTAA
- a CDS encoding zinc ribbon domain-containing protein produces MANIKELSVEDKLRALYDLQLIDSRIDEIRNVRGELPLEVEDLEDEVAGLSTRLEKLKSDLDSIEEQIKEKKNAIDGHKEAIKKYTEQQKNVRNNREFNSLTKEVEFQELEIQLAEKHIREMKASIEHKKEVISQTKERLDAKQSHLKHKKAELDDIMSETEKEETFLLNKSAEYQSQIEDRLLAAYNRIRTSVRNGLAVVSIERGASAGSFFTIPPQTQMEIASRKKIITDEHSGRILVDSALADEEKEKMEQLFSKI; encoded by the coding sequence ATGGCAAACATCAAAGAACTAAGTGTAGAAGATAAGTTACGAGCACTTTATGACTTACAGTTAATCGATTCACGCATTGATGAAATTAGAAACGTGAGAGGAGAATTACCTCTTGAAGTGGAGGATTTAGAAGATGAAGTAGCTGGATTAAGCACTCGTTTAGAGAAATTAAAAAGCGATTTGGATTCTATTGAAGAGCAAATCAAGGAAAAAAAGAATGCTATCGATGGTCACAAAGAGGCGATCAAGAAATATACAGAACAACAAAAAAATGTTCGTAATAACAGAGAATTCAACTCTTTAACAAAAGAGGTGGAATTTCAGGAATTGGAAATTCAGTTAGCGGAAAAACACATCCGTGAGATGAAAGCTTCTATCGAACATAAAAAAGAAGTTATTTCACAAACCAAAGAGCGATTGGATGCAAAACAATCTCACTTAAAACACAAAAAAGCAGAATTAGACGATATCATGTCTGAAACTGAAAAAGAGGAAACGTTCTTATTAAACAAATCTGCCGAATATCAGTCACAAATTGAAGACCGTTTATTAGCAGCTTACAACAGAATCCGTACCAGTGTTAGAAATGGTTTGGCAGTTGTTTCAATCGAAAGAGGTGCTTCTGCAGGTTCTTTCTTTACAATTCCGCCACAAACACAGATGGAAATTGCTTCCCGTAAAAAAATTATTACAGATGAGCACAGTGGAAGAATTTTAGTAGACAGTGCATTAGCTGACGAAGAAAAAGAGAAAATGGAACAATTATTTTCTAAAATATAA
- a CDS encoding Nif3-like dinuclear metal center hexameric protein: MKIKEILAILEEMAPLAYAEDFDNVGLLVGDANANATGVLVCHDALETVIDEAIAKNCNLVVCFHPILFSGLKKITGKNYVERAVIKAIRNDIAIYAVHTALDNHQQGVNKIFCDALGLTHTKVLVPKQHFIQKLVTYTIPENVAKVRNALFDAGAGKIGNYEDCSFNSTGTGTYMGNENSNPEIGECFEFVEAAEIKIEVTFEKHLQSKILKALFASHVYEEVAYEIYDLQNTHQNIGLGMIGEFDHPLAEADFLALVKEKMLAGGIRHSAFTGKAIKKVAVLGGSGSFAIKNAIGMGADAFLTADLKYHQFYEAENKLLLADIGHFESERYTKNYIVDYLTKKNANFAIILSEENTNPVKYF; encoded by the coding sequence ATGAAAATTAAAGAGATACTCGCGATACTGGAAGAAATGGCTCCGCTTGCCTATGCCGAAGATTTTGACAATGTTGGTCTGTTAGTTGGCGATGCCAATGCTAATGCTACCGGTGTCCTGGTTTGCCATGACGCTTTAGAGACGGTAATTGATGAAGCAATTGCCAAAAACTGCAACCTCGTGGTGTGCTTCCACCCGATACTTTTCTCCGGATTAAAAAAAATAACCGGGAAAAACTATGTGGAGCGCGCTGTCATAAAAGCGATCCGCAACGATATTGCCATATATGCCGTTCATACCGCTCTGGACAATCACCAGCAGGGTGTCAATAAAATTTTCTGCGATGCTTTGGGACTTACCCATACAAAAGTATTGGTTCCGAAACAGCACTTTATCCAAAAACTGGTTACCTATACCATTCCGGAAAATGTTGCCAAAGTGCGCAATGCCCTTTTTGATGCCGGAGCCGGAAAAATAGGCAATTATGAAGACTGCAGCTTTAACTCCACCGGAACGGGAACCTATATGGGTAATGAAAACAGCAATCCGGAAATTGGAGAATGTTTTGAATTTGTAGAAGCTGCGGAAATTAAAATCGAGGTCACTTTTGAAAAACACCTGCAGTCCAAAATTCTGAAAGCCCTTTTTGCCAGCCATGTTTATGAAGAAGTCGCTTATGAAATTTACGATCTGCAAAACACCCATCAGAACATCGGATTGGGAATGATCGGTGAATTTGACCATCCGCTTGCGGAAGCTGATTTCCTGGCACTTGTTAAAGAAAAAATGCTGGCCGGTGGTATCCGTCACAGTGCGTTTACCGGAAAAGCCATTAAAAAAGTCGCCGTACTGGGTGGTTCCGGAAGTTTCGCCATTAAAAACGCTATTGGTATGGGTGCCGATGCTTTTTTAACTGCCGATTTAAAATACCATCAGTTTTATGAAGCCGAAAACAAGCTTCTTTTAGCCGATATCGGGCATTTTGAAAGTGAAAGATATACAAAAAACTATATAGTTGATTATCTTACGAAAAAAAATGCTAATTTTGCAATCATTTTATCGGAAGAAAATACAAATCCAGTTAAGTACTTTTAA
- the lpxK gene encoding tetraacyldisaccharide 4'-kinase, which yields MNFLRKILFPLAIVYGGITGIRNLFFDKGILKSHSFDLPVIAVGNLSVGGTGKTPQIEYLIRLLSGKYKIATLSRGYKRKSEGFVLADAASNAAILGDEPFQFYRKFPEVMVAVDANRTNGIQQLLQQQEKPEVILLDDAFQHRKVKAGFYIMLTAYNDLYTDDLILPAGNLRESRSGVNRADIVVVTKCPENLTAIQQNEIKTRFKLASHQQLFFTFIQYHDAVFSEENSIAVKDIDSDKVLLVAGIAKPEPFFNHLKTAKNNCMAFPDHHDFTDKDIAEIKQKANNKIIITTEKDYVRLAGKLPSEQLFYLPIISSFVGNKDEFDKTILDYVGASTRNS from the coding sequence ATGAATTTTCTGAGAAAAATACTTTTTCCGCTTGCTATAGTGTATGGTGGTATTACGGGTATACGGAATCTTTTTTTTGACAAAGGGATTCTGAAGTCCCATTCTTTTGACCTTCCTGTTATTGCTGTTGGTAATCTTAGTGTTGGCGGTACCGGTAAAACCCCGCAAATCGAATATTTAATCCGGCTGCTTTCCGGAAAGTATAAGATTGCGACATTGAGCAGGGGCTATAAACGGAAATCGGAAGGGTTTGTTTTGGCCGATGCGGCTTCCAATGCCGCAATATTGGGCGATGAACCGTTTCAGTTTTACAGGAAATTCCCGGAGGTGATGGTCGCGGTCGATGCAAACAGAACCAACGGAATACAACAGTTATTGCAGCAACAGGAAAAACCGGAAGTGATCCTGCTGGACGATGCTTTTCAGCACAGAAAGGTAAAAGCCGGCTTTTATATCATGCTTACAGCCTATAATGATTTGTATACTGACGATCTGATCTTACCAGCTGGTAATTTACGGGAAAGCAGAAGCGGTGTGAACCGTGCCGATATCGTGGTTGTTACAAAATGTCCGGAAAACTTGACGGCCATTCAGCAGAACGAAATTAAAACCAGGTTTAAACTGGCTTCACATCAGCAATTATTTTTTACTTTTATCCAATACCATGATGCTGTTTTTTCTGAAGAGAATTCAATAGCCGTTAAGGACATAGACAGCGATAAAGTGTTGTTGGTAGCCGGTATTGCCAAGCCGGAGCCGTTTTTTAATCATTTAAAAACTGCTAAAAACAATTGTATGGCGTTTCCGGATCACCATGATTTTACCGATAAGGATATAGCCGAAATAAAACAAAAAGCGAATAATAAAATAATAATTACCACCGAAAAGGATTATGTGCGGCTGGCAGGGAAATTGCCTTCAGAACAATTATTCTACCTGCCAATCATCAGTTCTTTTGTGGGTAATAAAGATGAATTTGATAAAACTATTTTAGATTATGTGGGAGCAAGTACAAGAAACAGTTAA
- a CDS encoding purine-nucleoside phosphorylase, translating into MWEQVQETVNYIKEKTNFTPEYGVILGSGLGGFTADIKIAFTLPYSEIPNFPVSTVQGHKGALVFGTIGDKKVVAMQGRFHFYEGYDMKEVTFPVRVMRYLGVEKLIVSNASGGVNPEYRVGSVVIIKDHINMMPEHPLRGKNDERFGPRFVNMSEPYSRKMIAKAKEIAASLNIDVKDGVYLGLQGPTFETLAEYKMVKAIGGDCVGMSTVPEVIVARHMNLECFGISVITDMGDEHSIDSITHDEVLEAAKAAEPHVRNLIKNLIAAY; encoded by the coding sequence ATGTGGGAGCAAGTACAAGAAACAGTTAATTACATTAAGGAGAAAACCAATTTTACACCGGAATATGGTGTTATTTTAGGTTCCGGTTTGGGTGGATTTACAGCAGATATTAAAATAGCATTTACCTTACCGTATAGTGAGATCCCGAATTTTCCGGTTTCTACCGTTCAGGGACATAAAGGGGCTTTGGTTTTCGGAACCATAGGCGATAAAAAAGTGGTGGCGATGCAGGGACGTTTTCATTTCTATGAAGGATATGATATGAAAGAAGTTACTTTCCCGGTGCGTGTAATGCGTTATCTGGGAGTGGAAAAACTTATCGTTTCCAATGCTTCCGGTGGTGTGAATCCGGAATATCGCGTGGGTTCTGTTGTGATTATTAAAGATCATATCAATATGATGCCGGAGCATCCGTTGCGCGGGAAAAATGACGAGCGTTTCGGACCTCGTTTTGTAAACATGAGTGAGCCGTACAGCCGTAAAATGATTGCCAAAGCAAAAGAAATTGCAGCTTCATTAAATATAGATGTGAAAGACGGGGTTTACCTGGGATTACAGGGACCTACTTTTGAAACGCTGGCAGAATATAAAATGGTGAAAGCCATAGGCGGTGACTGTGTGGGAATGTCAACCGTTCCGGAAGTAATTGTTGCCCGACACATGAACCTGGAGTGTTTCGGTATTTCTGTAATTACCGATATGGGTGACGAACACAGTATCGACAGCATTACTCATGATGAAGTTCTGGAAGCAGCAAAAGCGGCAGAACCACATGTGCGTAACCTGATTAAAAACCTGATAGCAGCTTATTGA
- a CDS encoding tetratricopeptide repeat-containing hybrid sensor histidine kinase/response regulator produces MRYILFLLFFLPLKSFSQEKITPIKVDSITYYLELSNFHKNNYTYNKALEFGKKAVNYASKNNLEKGLADTYLAIGGIYYQLKKTDDAIENFIRSLAIYNNLKPSSNIAFCYYNLGLCYLDKNSFSIAENYFDKAISIYEQIQIPDAIELINLQKGIIYKKKGNINLATALFKNIIAKSNIDNLFETKAEAYYQLAEINEANNPKKAIDYLEKANVLTNNNNISQKLKIIRKISTLYNKTNAVNQSFYYLKRYVHLKDSLTAINNDSIGEAAFERYIANEQLKTIEKMDKENKEQEKSIKFSKLISILSIALISILSLLSLSLYKNNIIRKKTNQLLKEKNLELEVEKERAERASKARAEFLSTVSHELRTPLNAINGITHILIEDKPKESQLAYLNSLKFSGNYLSTFINDILEINRVESNALEVEKINFNIRELFQNIMDSFIELANNNNVICHLDIDANIPNNLVGDPTKLSQILINLINNSLKFTKDGDVWIQATLKKQMDAVVELHFEIRDTGIGILKEKQETIFDSFTQGSVEINRKYGGTGLGLSIVKRLVELLGGKINLESELDEGAKFYFDLSFPIGEEILVEKKTGLGYDEQWLIGKKILLVEDNKINQMITKKMLERKQMDCTIIENGEDAIEHLRNHKYDLVLMDVHLPGINGTIATEEIRKFDNITPIIALTAISLDENREMLLSYGMNEVITKPFDPEKFYEIIATTIIFQSNNQ; encoded by the coding sequence ATGAGGTATATTCTGTTTTTATTATTTTTTCTACCATTAAAAAGTTTTTCACAGGAAAAAATTACCCCAATAAAAGTAGATAGTATAACCTACTATCTGGAATTATCGAATTTCCACAAGAACAACTATACCTATAATAAAGCGCTTGAGTTTGGTAAAAAAGCAGTCAATTATGCTTCCAAAAACAATCTTGAAAAAGGATTAGCCGATACCTATCTGGCTATTGGCGGTATATACTACCAGTTAAAAAAGACGGATGACGCGATTGAAAATTTCATCCGCAGTCTTGCTATTTACAACAACCTGAAACCTTCTTCCAACATTGCCTTCTGTTACTATAACTTAGGCTTGTGTTATCTGGATAAAAACAGTTTTTCGATAGCCGAAAATTATTTCGACAAAGCCATTTCCATTTATGAGCAAATCCAGATTCCGGATGCGATTGAGCTAATCAACCTTCAAAAAGGGATCATCTACAAAAAGAAAGGCAATATCAACCTGGCTACGGCGCTGTTCAAAAACATCATTGCCAAAAGCAATATCGACAACCTTTTCGAAACCAAGGCCGAGGCCTATTATCAGCTGGCGGAAATCAACGAGGCCAACAATCCGAAAAAAGCAATTGATTATCTGGAAAAAGCCAATGTACTGACGAACAACAATAACATTTCACAAAAGCTGAAAATCATCCGGAAGATCAGCACCCTCTACAACAAGACCAATGCGGTTAACCAGTCTTTCTACTATTTAAAACGATATGTACACCTAAAAGATTCCCTGACTGCCATTAACAATGACAGTATAGGCGAAGCGGCTTTTGAACGGTATATTGCCAACGAACAGCTGAAAACCATTGAAAAAATGGACAAAGAGAATAAGGAACAGGAAAAATCCATTAAATTCTCCAAACTGATCAGTATACTAAGCATTGCCCTGATTTCGATCTTATCCCTGTTAAGTCTTTCGCTATACAAGAATAACATCATCCGTAAAAAAACCAACCAGCTTTTAAAAGAGAAAAACCTCGAACTGGAAGTTGAAAAAGAAAGAGCCGAAAGAGCTTCAAAAGCGCGTGCCGAATTCCTGTCGACGGTAAGCCACGAGCTGCGTACACCGTTAAATGCCATCAACGGAATCACCCATATTTTAATTGAGGACAAGCCTAAGGAAAGTCAGCTGGCCTACCTGAACTCCCTTAAATTCTCAGGAAACTACCTGTCTACCTTTATCAATGATATCCTCGAGATCAACCGTGTGGAATCGAATGCGCTTGAGGTTGAAAAAATCAATTTCAACATACGGGAACTGTTTCAGAATATCATGGATTCCTTTATTGAACTTGCGAATAACAACAATGTTATCTGCCATCTCGATATTGATGCGAATATTCCGAACAACCTGGTTGGTGATCCTACCAAACTTTCCCAGATATTGATCAACCTGATCAACAACTCCCTTAAATTCACCAAAGATGGCGATGTCTGGATACAGGCAACCCTTAAAAAACAGATGGATGCTGTTGTGGAACTTCATTTTGAAATCCGCGACACCGGAATTGGTATCCTGAAAGAAAAACAGGAAACCATCTTCGACAGCTTCACGCAGGGTTCAGTAGAAATCAACCGTAAATATGGCGGAACCGGTTTAGGACTGTCCATTGTTAAACGTTTGGTGGAATTATTAGGCGGTAAGATCAACCTGGAAAGCGAGCTTGACGAAGGAGCCAAATTCTATTTTGACCTTTCTTTCCCTATAGGCGAAGAAATACTTGTTGAAAAGAAAACCGGCCTGGGCTATGATGAGCAATGGCTGATTGGTAAAAAAATCCTGTTGGTTGAAGACAACAAGATCAACCAGATGATTACCAAGAAAATGCTGGAACGCAAACAGATGGACTGTACCATTATTGAAAACGGAGAAGATGCCATTGAACACCTTCGCAATCATAAATATGATCTGGTACTAATGGATGTACATCTACCGGGAATCAACGGAACGATCGCCACGGAAGAGATCCGGAAGTTTGACAACATAACCCCTATTATTGCCTTAACGGCGATCTCACTGGATGAGAACAGGGAAATGCTGCTTTCGTATGGAATGAATGAGGTGATTACAAAACCTTTCGATCCGGAAAAGTTCTACGAGATTATTGCAACCACCATCATTTTTCAGAGCAACAATCAATAA
- the gap gene encoding type I glyceraldehyde-3-phosphate dehydrogenase codes for MNQKIKIAINGFGRIGRNLFRLLLNHPSIEVVAINDIADNRTMAHLIKYDSIHGVLPNKVTFDENAIIIDGHSYLFFHEKEISGLNWKDLDIDIVIEATGKFKTYPSAEAHIKAGAKKVILSAPAEDENIKTVVLGVNEHILDGTELIISNASCTTNNAAPMIQVIQELCGIEQAYITTVHSYTTDQSLHDQPHKDLRRARGASQSIVPTTTGAAKALTKIFPDLDGKIGGCGIRVPVPDGSLTDITFNVKRQVSIEEINNAFQKAAATNLKGILDYTEDPIVSVDIIGNPNSCLFDAQLTSVIDKMVKVVGWYDNEIGYSSRIIDLIIHTYNK; via the coding sequence ATGAATCAGAAAATAAAAATTGCCATTAATGGTTTTGGTCGTATCGGACGTAACCTGTTCCGACTTTTACTCAATCATCCATCAATTGAAGTTGTTGCGATAAATGATATTGCCGACAACAGGACCATGGCACATTTAATAAAGTATGACAGTATTCACGGCGTACTTCCGAACAAGGTTACTTTTGACGAAAACGCCATTATAATTGACGGTCATTCCTATCTGTTTTTCCATGAAAAAGAAATCTCCGGATTAAACTGGAAAGATCTGGATATTGACATTGTTATTGAAGCTACCGGAAAATTCAAGACTTATCCTTCGGCCGAAGCCCATATTAAGGCAGGCGCCAAAAAAGTAATTTTGTCTGCTCCGGCAGAAGATGAAAACATCAAAACAGTTGTACTGGGTGTTAACGAACATATTCTGGACGGTACAGAGCTAATCATTTCCAATGCCAGCTGTACGACCAACAATGCTGCTCCTATGATTCAGGTAATTCAGGAATTATGCGGTATTGAACAGGCCTATATCACCACGGTTCACTCCTATACAACCGATCAGAGTTTACACGACCAGCCGCACAAAGACCTGCGAAGAGCCCGTGGCGCTTCACAGTCCATAGTACCCACCACAACAGGAGCTGCAAAAGCACTGACTAAAATTTTCCCGGATCTGGATGGGAAAATCGGAGGATGCGGTATCCGGGTTCCGGTTCCGGACGGTTCATTAACAGACATTACCTTCAATGTAAAACGTCAGGTTTCGATTGAAGAAATCAACAACGCTTTCCAAAAAGCGGCAGCAACAAACCTAAAAGGAATCCTTGATTATACCGAAGATCCAATCGTTTCGGTTGATATCATCGGAAATCCGAATTCGTGCCTGTTTGATGCCCAACTTACTTCCGTGATAGACAAGATGGTAAAAGTTGTAGGGTGGTATGATAATGAAATCGGCTATTCTTCACGAATAATTGATTTAATTATCCACACATATAACAAATAA
- the lipA gene encoding lipoyl synthase, with protein sequence METVLDTNILPTGKPKWLRVKLPTGKKYTELRGLVDKYKLNTICTSGSCPNMGECWGEGTATFMILGNVCTRSCGFCGVKTGRPETVDWDEPEKVARSIKIMNIKHAVITSVDRDDIKDGGSIIWKETVKAIRRMNPETTLETLIPDFQGMERNIDRIVEADPEVVSHNMETVRRLTREVRIQAKYDRSLAVLKYLKEKGIRRTKSGIMLGLGETEEEVIQTMRDLRDANVDVVTIGQYLQPSKKHLPVKEFITPEQFAKYESIGKEMGFRHVESGALVRSSYHAQKHIL encoded by the coding sequence ATGGAAACTGTTTTAGACACAAATATACTCCCGACAGGCAAGCCGAAATGGCTACGCGTAAAATTGCCGACCGGTAAAAAATATACCGAATTACGCGGACTGGTAGACAAATACAAGTTAAATACGATTTGTACCTCGGGAAGCTGTCCGAATATGGGAGAATGTTGGGGAGAAGGAACGGCTACTTTCATGATTTTAGGAAATGTATGTACCCGTTCCTGCGGATTTTGCGGTGTAAAAACCGGACGTCCGGAAACAGTGGATTGGGATGAGCCGGAAAAAGTGGCCCGTTCCATTAAAATCATGAACATCAAACACGCGGTTATTACCAGTGTGGATCGTGACGATATTAAAGACGGTGGTTCCATTATCTGGAAAGAAACCGTTAAGGCCATCCGCCGTATGAATCCGGAAACCACTTTGGAAACCCTTATTCCTGACTTTCAGGGAATGGAAAGAAACATCGACCGTATCGTAGAAGCCGATCCGGAAGTAGTATCGCACAATATGGAAACCGTAAGACGGCTGACCCGTGAGGTGCGTATCCAGGCAAAATACGACAGAAGTTTAGCCGTTTTAAAATACTTAAAAGAAAAAGGAATCCGAAGAACAAAATCCGGAATCATGTTAGGCTTGGGTGAAACCGAAGAAGAAGTGATCCAGACAATGCGGGATTTACGCGATGCAAATGTGGATGTGGTGACCATCGGTCAGTATTTACAGCCCAGCAAAAAACACTTACCGGTTAAAGAATTCATCACCCCGGAACAATTTGCCAAATATGAAAGCATCGGTAAAGAAATGGGATTCCGTCATGTAGAAAGCGGCGCTTTAGTACGTTCTTCCTACCATGCACAAAAACATATCTTATAA